The following coding sequences are from one Salvia hispanica cultivar TCC Black 2014 chromosome 3, UniMelb_Shisp_WGS_1.0, whole genome shotgun sequence window:
- the LOC125213690 gene encoding uncharacterized protein LOC125213690: MGQIVKKKNKGRPPKADPAAERDLRRSHRRRSVKYVFDLDDYFDEDEVFVDEDDQRRREKKLDLLLKLQESTDRRASCSSSDDGAGKPSKKRKIDQEMDEDANEEENYNDEDEEEVRETRRHLKAEDSPPGTPPSELPLPDKKALELILDKLQRKDIYGVYAEPVDPEELPDYFDVIDHPMDFATVRNNLRNGLYATFKQFEDDVFLICSNAMQYNAPDTIYHKQARTIQELAKRKFNKIRLNFERNDKENKPEQKARSGSLSKNQMKRPVIRAGQEPICSDFSSGATLATPGNTQNVVGVGSEKAGGVDGLIDGSSFLNDNNLDKVEDLLPGRALLSRFGRRSSFVQEENRRATYNISQDENRRATYNISLSQPVASSASIFSTFDGETKHLMPVGLYSDHSYARSLARFAATLGSVVWKVASKRIEQALPQGFKFGQGWVEEYEPLPTPVLILENCSVKEPPFFTKVQPTVEPRNFEKVPLISNAPKEIPGNIPSFEQKLLFLGPAGIRSPAPVSMAQPIRGSMSETKLPFFLSPGIRPSGSHNLSYVNQNLQSRDLFESDTKAQKKVESNSPRTPSRTAIDSVGNRQFLRSSEVEASRAVEFSPKNISFSESGSFKQPNHSNGRAVLNKVDGTAVISSSADSTKPPSYYSREQGQGLSDPVQMMRMLADHNQQKSSTQPSGNAQVLTSQPPLGSNGWNGNDPYNAAMAAARAWMSVGAGGLRPVTENANPNKNHMYGDPAYNPPSNIQSPVRGEFPSSGMHVRPDKNSAPMHAFVPQGPIPMLVGNQIQFQNQRMMFPQLAPADLSLFQSWRHVSPQMHSKQKQESLPPDLNIGFQSSGSPGRPSSGVLVDSQQPDLALQL, from the exons ATGGGGCAGatcgtgaagaagaagaacaaagGTAGACCTCCCAAGGCAGATCCCGCCGCGGAGCGCGACCTGCGCCGGAGCCACCGCCGCCGCAGCGTCAAGTACGTCTTCGACCTCGACGACTACTTCGACGAGGACGAGGTCTTCGTCGATGAGGATGACCAGCGCCGGAGGGAGAAGAAGCTCGACCTCCTGCTCAAGCTCCAGGAGTCAACTGATCGGCGCGCCTCCTGCTCCTCCTCCGACGACGGCGCCGGCAAGCCCTCGAAGAAGCGCAAAATCGACCAGGAAATGGACGAGGACGCGAATGAGGAAGAAAATTATAACGATGAAGACGAAGAAGAG GTTAGGGAAACAAGGCGACATCTCAAAGCAGAGGACTCACCACCAG GGACGCCGCCATCTGAGCTGCCGCTGCCTGATAAGAAGGCATTGGAGTTGATTTTGGACAAGCTGCAGAG GAAAGATATTTATGGTGTTTATGCAGAACCGGTTGATCCGGAAGAG CTTCCAGATTACTTTGATGTGATTGATCATCCAATGGATTTTGCTACTGTGAGAAACAATCTGCGAAATGGATTGTACGCAACTTTCAAGCAGTTTGAG GATGATGTTTTCCTCATTTGCTCAAATGCAATGCAATATAATGCACCGGATACCATATACCACAAACAG GCGCGCACCATCCAAGAGTTGGCAAAACGGAAATTTAACAAGATAAGGCTTAATTTTGAACGCAATGATAAGGAGAACAAACCTGAGCAGAAAGCAAGATCTGGCTCTCTTtcgaaaaatcaaatgaaaagacCTGTGATCCGGGCAGGGCAAGAACCGATTTGCTCTGATTTTTCATCAGGAGCTACTCTTGCAACACCGGGCAATACTCAGAATGTTGTCGGTGTTGGGTCTGAGAAAGCTGGTGGTGTGGATGGGCTTATTGATGGAAGTTCTTTCTTGAATGACAACAATTTGGACAAAGTGGAAGATTTACTGCCAG GTAGGGCCCTCCTATCCCGATTTGGCAGGAGATCATCATTTGTACAAGAAGAAAATCGCCGTGCAACATATAACATATCACAAGACGAAAATCGCCGTGCGACATATAATATATCATTGTCTCAGCCTGTGGCCAGCTCGGCATCCATATTCTCAACATTTGACGGTGAAACCAAGCATTTGATGCCT GTAGGGCTTTATTCAGATCATTCATATGCTAGGAGCCTGGCTCGATTTGCTGCAACTCTTGGATCCGTCGTTTGGAAAGTGGCTTCTAAAAGAATCGAACAAGCACTACCTCAGGGATTCAAATTTGGTCAGGGTTGGGTCGAGGAGTATGAGCCACTTCCAACTCCAGTATTGATTCTGGAAAATTGCAGTGTGAAGGAACCACCATTTTTCACGAAAGTACAGCCTACTGTGGAACCTAGGAACTTTGAGAAGGTTCCTTTAATCTCGAATGCTCCCAAGGAAATTCCAGGTAATATACCTTCCTTCGAACAAAAGCTGCTGTTCCTTGGTCCTGCTGGAATTAGATCACCTGCTCCTGTTTCTATGGCTCAACCAATCAGAGGGAGTATGTCAGAGACAAAGCTGCCATTCTTTCTGTCTCCTGGGATCAGACCTAGTGGTTCCCATAATCTCAGTTACGTTAATCAGAATTTACAATCCAGAGATCTGTTCGAATCTGACACAAAGGCTCAGAAGAAGGTTGAGTCAAACAGTCCACGGACACCAAGTAGAACTGCCATTGATTCAGTTGGCAACAGGCAGTTTCTTAGGAGTTCGGAAGTGGAAGCGTCTCGGGCTGTGGAATTCTCTCCAAAGAACATTAGCTTTTCGGAATCTGGATCTTTTAAACAGCCCAATCATAGTAATGGAAGAGCCGTCCTTAATAAGGTGGATGGTACTGCAGTGATTAGTTCGTCTGCTGATTCGACTAAACCGCCTAGCTATTATTCCCGCGAACAAGGTCAGGGTCTCAGCGACCCAGTCCAGATGATGAGAATGTTGGCAGATcacaatcaacaaaaatcCTCGACTCAGCCATCAGGCAATGCTCAAGTTTTAACATCACAACCGCCCTTGGGCAGCAATGGGTGGAATGGTAATGATCCATATAATGCAGCTATGGCTGCTGCACGTGCGTGGATGTCTGTGGGGGCAGGAGGGCTAAGGCCAGTCACTGAAAATGCCAATCCGAACAAGAACCACATGTACGGTGATCCAGCCTACAACCCCCCTAGTAATATCCAGTCACCCGTCCGCGGAGAATTTCCTTCTTCTGGAATGCATGTTCGGCCAGACAAGAACAGTGCTCCAATGCATGCGTTTGTACCACAAGGGCCGATACCGATGCTAGTAGGAAACCAAATACAGTTTCAGAACCAGCGAATGATGTTCCCACAGCTGGCTCCTGCTGACTTGTCTCTGTTCCAGTCGTGGCGCCATGTGAGCCCGCAAATGCATTCAAAACAGAAACAGGAATCCCTGCCTCCCGACTTGAACATTGGCTTCCAATCATCGGGGTCACCAGGAAGGCCATCTTCAGGCGTTCTGGTTGATTCTCAGCAGCCTGATTTGGCTCTCCAGCTCTGA
- the LOC125210177 gene encoding gibberellin-regulated protein 4-like, whose protein sequence is MMSSSKFHCIFLLLCVASYLSVIMASLGGDAKPSVSSVFPTASLDQAVTCPVPQSNCANECDRRCSNTEHLNNCLLFCNKCCEKCLCVPPGTYGNKDCCPCYNDWKTQEGGPKCP, encoded by the exons ATGATGTCCTCTTCAAAGTTCCACTGCATTTTTCTCCTCTTATGTGTTGCCTCGTATTTATCAGTTATCATGGCTTCCCTA GGTGGCGACGCTAAACCCTCAGTTTCCTCAGTTTTCCCAACGGCAAGTCTTGATCAAGCTGTTACATGTCCAGTGCCTCAAAGCA ATTGTGCAAATGAGTGTGATCGTAGATGTTCGAATACAGAGCACTTGAACAATTGTTTGTTGTTCTGCAACAAATGTTGTGAGAAATGTCTGTGTGTGCCGCCGGGAACCTATGGAAACAAGGATTGTTGCCCATGCTACAATGACTGGAAGACTCAGGAAGGAGGCCCCAAATGCCCTTGA